A portion of the Phycisphaerae bacterium genome contains these proteins:
- a CDS encoding efflux RND transporter periplasmic adaptor subunit: MVDKRQEGVTEQEKAAVVGTDEVDEGETHGHGKGWWRLTIEIAAATLGLVLVLTYLAGAWRDKIEPGSVAPTVHAVEGKVPLAVRRQQIPRYEWAVGTIQSVNETALGSKILAKVVEVNVRAGQAVEEGDVVVRLDDRDLQAQAAQAQAEVDAAEARLNQAQVDYDRIMGLAEQDVATQHEINTVQNELRAAKAGLERARQALEHAQTLLSYATIQAPFAGVVVDKQVEVGDMVGPGQLVVRLYDPTRMQLVATVRESLARHLAVGNQLGGYIPALERMCTGRVAEIVPQAQVQSRSFDVKLVGPCQPGIYSGMFGRLLIPLGSEEVLLIPASAVIEVGQLDLVEVMADGEAQRRSVQLGRTFGQWVEVLSGLEAGQDVLVPEDRVPTVQPGIEEALEDALPATQPATAPATGAV, translated from the coding sequence ATGGTTGACAAACGTCAAGAGGGTGTCACGGAGCAAGAGAAGGCGGCCGTCGTGGGGACCGACGAGGTCGATGAGGGGGAAACTCACGGGCACGGCAAGGGCTGGTGGCGGCTGACGATCGAAATCGCCGCGGCCACACTGGGTCTGGTGCTGGTGCTGACCTATCTGGCTGGGGCGTGGCGGGACAAGATCGAGCCGGGAAGCGTCGCCCCGACGGTACACGCGGTGGAGGGAAAAGTCCCGCTGGCGGTGCGGCGGCAGCAGATCCCACGCTATGAGTGGGCCGTCGGCACTATTCAGTCGGTCAATGAAACGGCCCTGGGGTCGAAAATCCTGGCCAAAGTGGTCGAAGTTAACGTCCGGGCGGGCCAGGCGGTCGAGGAGGGGGACGTTGTGGTTCGGCTTGACGACCGAGACCTCCAGGCCCAAGCGGCCCAAGCCCAGGCGGAAGTGGACGCCGCCGAGGCGAGGTTGAACCAGGCCCAGGTCGACTACGACCGGATCATGGGGCTGGCCGAGCAGGATGTGGCCACCCAGCACGAGATCAATACCGTTCAGAACGAACTCCGGGCGGCCAAAGCCGGGCTCGAACGGGCCAGACAGGCACTGGAGCACGCCCAGACGCTGCTCAGCTACGCGACGATCCAGGCCCCGTTCGCGGGCGTGGTGGTCGACAAGCAGGTGGAAGTCGGCGACATGGTCGGGCCGGGCCAGCTCGTGGTCCGCCTGTACGACCCGACGCGGATGCAACTGGTGGCGACGGTGCGGGAGTCGCTGGCCCGGCATCTGGCGGTCGGCAATCAGCTTGGGGGCTATATCCCAGCCCTGGAGAGGATGTGCACCGGCCGCGTGGCCGAAATCGTGCCGCAGGCCCAGGTCCAGAGCCGCTCGTTCGATGTCAAGCTCGTAGGCCCTTGTCAGCCGGGCATTTACAGCGGCATGTTTGGGCGGCTGTTGATCCCGCTGGGGTCTGAGGAGGTGCTGCTGATCCCGGCTTCGGCGGTCATCGAGGTCGGACAGCTCGACCTGGTCGAGGTGATGGCCGACGGCGAGGCCCAGCGGCGAAGCGTCCAGTTGGGCCGAACGTTCGGCCAGTGGGTTGAAGTCCTCAGCGGCTTGGAGGCGGGCCAGGACGTCCTGGTGCCCGAAGACAGGGTTCCAACCGTTCAACCGGGCATCGAAGAGGCGTTGGAAGACGCCCTTCCCGCGACTCAGCCGGCGACCGCGCCGGCGACTGGGGCGGTGTAA